A region from the Bosea sp. RAC05 genome encodes:
- a CDS encoding 3'-5' exonuclease, producing MSPPLPSRVLRPDFLFLDMEASSLEGGFPIEIGVCDDALQAHSWLIQPHPSWQDLEWNDVSQQIHGISQAKLIADGLPVDAVLLEMSKIVSPGHAMHSDNPTYDARWLQQLCCAGRRWVTQEINPFLQASFDVLEGNQWADVIEHRLERSQELARLYWPHIHRAGPDAKSMAAVFRMLVDEDYFEEVERYDREMKGKPSAIGLRA from the coding sequence GTGAGCCCGCCCCTTCCCAGCCGCGTCCTGCGACCTGACTTCCTCTTCCTCGACATGGAGGCCTCGTCTCTTGAGGGTGGCTTCCCGATCGAGATCGGTGTCTGCGATGACGCACTGCAGGCCCATAGCTGGCTGATCCAGCCGCACCCCTCTTGGCAGGACCTGGAGTGGAACGACGTGTCCCAGCAGATCCACGGCATCAGCCAGGCCAAGTTGATCGCCGACGGCCTCCCTGTCGACGCGGTCCTGCTGGAAATGAGCAAGATCGTCTCGCCTGGACATGCGATGCACTCCGACAACCCCACCTATGATGCCCGCTGGCTTCAGCAGCTCTGCTGTGCCGGCCGGCGCTGGGTAACCCAGGAGATCAACCCTTTCCTGCAGGCGAGCTTCGACGTTCTGGAAGGCAATCAATGGGCCGACGTCATCGAGCACCGTCTTGAGCGCTCGCAGGAACTCGCTCGCCTCTATTGGCCTCACATTCATCGTGCGGGGCCCGACGCGAAGAGCATGGCCGCTGTGTTCCGGATGCTCGTCGACGAGGACTATTTTGAAGAGGTCGAGCGGTACGATCGCGAGATGAAGGGGAAGCCTTCAGCCATCGGTCTACGCGCGTGA
- a CDS encoding penicillin-binding protein 1A, whose amino-acid sequence MRLFRTVFGLTVLAAAGVALAGFSVVLAVVSDYGRDLPDYRALSTYVPKTGSEIRASDGSLLGRRAEQRRVFVPYAKIPKLVVQAFVSAEDRNYFSHDGIDPLAIARAAIGNATGAHSSGGSTITQQVAKNLLVGNEKSISRKIREALLAQRMDRALGKERILEIYLNEIYLGLGAYGVAEAAQTYFGKTLDQLQLSEAALLAGMPKAPSAFNPTRNGGRAIERRNYVLRRMAEDGAVRQDVVAAWAAEPIRLAERKSRENAMDTQEGWFQELAWKQAVQDLPADIQSRQDIVITSTLNPAVQQAADDALKAGIRRADQSLGWRGPLARVSLPIDWSNPRLDPPAGSADFSLGVVESVASDAVVAIGAKERVRLGSDGVRWTGRRLSDVVRPGDVILLDLLGDRPQLAQMPEVDGALVALDPRTGDVLALVGGFSRERSQFDRATQAHRQAGSSFKPILYSAALEIGYDATSPILDAPIVIEQGPGKEDWRPADSAGAGKGGLVTLRRAVEQSRNTAAARTAWTVGLPDLEDMARRLGITGSMTNAAALGAMEVTPLQMATAFAAFANTGKVARPRFVSQVRSRDGALLRAIEPDVTQAMDPIAAAQMASILKGVVDRGTARQAFAGFTHPFAGKTGTTNAARDAWFVGFSGDVSVAVWIGRDDNKALFDGAAGGKVAAPVMRDFLDRAAGAFRYPELIKPVGLVSITVDPNTGLPARNGQVELVRQDSPLVTTTPIEPEMRAGASRRSRMPPAEPAPPADYLPEED is encoded by the coding sequence ATGAGACTGTTCCGTACGGTCTTCGGGCTTACCGTTCTCGCTGCAGCCGGCGTCGCCCTGGCAGGCTTTTCGGTGGTGCTGGCCGTCGTGTCCGATTACGGCCGCGATCTACCCGACTATCGAGCCTTGTCCACCTATGTCCCGAAGACCGGGTCCGAGATCCGCGCATCTGACGGTTCGCTGCTGGGCCGCCGGGCGGAGCAGCGTCGCGTCTTCGTGCCATATGCCAAGATCCCCAAGCTCGTGGTCCAGGCCTTCGTCTCGGCCGAGGACCGCAACTACTTCAGTCATGATGGCATTGACCCGTTGGCCATCGCGCGCGCCGCCATCGGCAATGCGACCGGGGCCCATTCGTCCGGCGGCTCGACCATCACACAGCAGGTCGCCAAAAACCTGCTTGTCGGCAACGAGAAATCGATATCCCGCAAGATCCGCGAGGCGTTGCTCGCCCAGCGGATGGACCGCGCCCTGGGCAAGGAGCGTATCCTCGAAATCTATCTAAACGAGATCTACCTCGGTCTGGGTGCCTACGGCGTGGCCGAAGCGGCTCAGACCTATTTCGGCAAGACTCTGGATCAGCTTCAGCTCTCCGAGGCGGCCCTGCTCGCCGGCATGCCCAAGGCACCCAGCGCGTTCAACCCGACCCGGAATGGCGGCCGTGCCATCGAGCGGCGCAACTACGTGCTTCGTCGGATGGCCGAGGACGGTGCGGTCAGACAGGATGTCGTGGCGGCATGGGCTGCCGAGCCCATTCGTCTCGCAGAGCGCAAGTCGCGCGAAAATGCGATGGATACACAGGAGGGCTGGTTCCAGGAGCTGGCCTGGAAGCAGGCTGTCCAGGATCTGCCTGCCGATATCCAGTCGAGGCAGGACATCGTCATCACCTCGACGCTGAATCCGGCTGTGCAGCAGGCCGCCGACGACGCGCTGAAGGCCGGGATCCGTCGTGCTGATCAGAGCCTTGGATGGCGCGGGCCACTGGCCCGTGTGAGCCTTCCCATCGACTGGAGCAACCCCAGGCTCGACCCGCCGGCGGGCAGTGCCGATTTTTCTCTCGGAGTGGTCGAGAGCGTCGCTTCCGATGCCGTCGTCGCGATCGGCGCCAAAGAGCGTGTCAGGCTGGGTAGCGATGGCGTGCGTTGGACCGGACGCCGGCTTTCGGACGTCGTTCGGCCCGGCGATGTCATCCTTCTCGATCTGCTCGGCGATCGTCCGCAGCTCGCGCAGATGCCCGAAGTCGACGGCGCACTGGTCGCGCTCGATCCCCGCACCGGGGACGTGCTGGCATTGGTGGGCGGGTTTTCGCGCGAGCGATCCCAATTCGACCGAGCGACCCAGGCGCATCGCCAGGCTGGATCTTCGTTCAAGCCGATCCTGTATTCGGCCGCTCTGGAGATCGGCTATGACGCCACGTCCCCGATCCTCGACGCACCGATCGTCATCGAGCAGGGACCAGGCAAGGAAGACTGGCGCCCGGCCGATTCAGCAGGAGCCGGCAAGGGCGGTCTGGTCACGCTTCGCAGGGCTGTCGAGCAATCGCGCAACACGGCCGCGGCGAGAACGGCATGGACGGTGGGACTGCCCGATCTTGAGGACATGGCACGCCGTCTCGGGATCACCGGCAGCATGACGAATGCGGCTGCTCTTGGTGCCATGGAGGTCACGCCGCTTCAGATGGCGACGGCGTTCGCGGCATTTGCCAACACCGGCAAGGTCGCGCGGCCGCGCTTCGTCAGTCAGGTTCGCAGTCGCGATGGTGCACTGCTGCGCGCTATCGAGCCTGACGTCACGCAGGCGATGGACCCTATCGCAGCGGCCCAAATGGCCTCGATCCTCAAGGGCGTCGTCGATCGTGGGACTGCTCGCCAGGCTTTCGCCGGCTTTACGCATCCGTTCGCGGGCAAGACCGGAACCACCAACGCAGCGCGCGATGCCTGGTTTGTGGGGTTCTCCGGTGACGTCTCCGTAGCGGTCTGGATCGGTCGGGACGACAACAAGGCACTGTTCGATGGAGCGGCCGGCGGCAAGGTTGCCGCGCCCGTCATGCGTGACTTCCTCGACCGGGCGGCCGGTGCTTTCCGCTATCCCGAACTCATCAAGCCGGTAGGTCTCGTCAGCATCACGGTCGATCCCAACACCGGGCTGCCCGCGCGCAACGGTCAGGTCGAACTCGTGCGCCAGGACTCGCCTCTCGTTACCACCACGCCAATTGAGCCGGAGATGCGAGCAGGGGCATCCCGCCGCTCGCGCATGCCGCCAGCCGAGCCGGCGCCCCCTGCCGATTATCTGCCCGAGGAAGACTGA
- a CDS encoding MarR family winged helix-turn-helix transcriptional regulator, which produces MSGLERNGKVHWSDVAVASHRALRSFDEFIQPILVAEGLADLGVANVLFLLNVSDGPTRVVDLVREQRYVGSNASYAISALIEFGLAERHMDPIDKRVRVIELTPRGRKLARSVRRVSIGDADEIKRALEAVSAFESRCVPMRAEA; this is translated from the coding sequence ATGAGCGGGTTGGAACGCAACGGGAAGGTGCACTGGTCCGATGTTGCTGTCGCCAGCCATCGTGCCCTGCGCTCGTTTGACGAGTTCATCCAGCCGATCCTCGTCGCCGAGGGGCTTGCCGATCTGGGCGTGGCCAACGTGCTCTTCCTGCTCAATGTGAGCGATGGCCCGACGCGCGTCGTCGACCTGGTCCGCGAACAGCGCTACGTCGGCTCGAATGCGTCTTACGCCATCTCTGCCCTGATCGAGTTCGGTCTCGCCGAGCGACATATGGACCCCATCGACAAGCGGGTCCGGGTTATCGAGCTGACGCCGCGCGGCCGCAAGCTCGCCCGCTCAGTCAGGCGCGTCTCGATCGGCGATGCCGACGAGATCAAGCGCGCGCTGGAGGCGGTCTCGGCGTTTGAGAGCCGCTGTGTGCCTATGAGGGCGGAAGCCTGA
- a CDS encoding L,D-transpeptidase, giving the protein MACLWLQPALALDIYAWDGGGPVGSVVINTSERRLYLVVGEGEAHSWPIAVGREGKQWSGRTRVIGKARHPAWRPTASMRAEKPSLPAYVAPGPGNPMGIRAIYLDTGALRIHGTNAPGSIGRAASSGCFRMHNAHVAELYELVDIGAEVIVRR; this is encoded by the coding sequence ATGGCGTGTCTCTGGCTGCAACCGGCGCTGGCTCTCGATATCTATGCGTGGGATGGAGGCGGGCCGGTGGGCTCGGTCGTCATCAACACGAGCGAAAGGCGGCTATACCTCGTCGTCGGGGAGGGCGAAGCCCATTCATGGCCGATTGCCGTCGGCCGGGAAGGCAAGCAATGGTCGGGGCGGACACGGGTGATCGGAAAAGCCCGGCACCCGGCCTGGCGACCCACCGCATCGATGCGCGCCGAGAAGCCATCGCTGCCGGCCTATGTCGCGCCGGGGCCAGGGAACCCCATGGGTATCAGGGCGATCTATCTCGATACAGGAGCTCTTCGGATCCATGGCACCAATGCGCCTGGGTCTATCGGAAGGGCTGCGTCGAGCGGCTGCTTTCGAATGCACAACGCCCATGTCGCGGAGCTCTATGAGCTCGTTGACATAGGCGCTGAAGTGATCGTCCGGCGGTAG
- a CDS encoding transglycosylase SLT domain-containing protein, whose translation MKKLTSFVALLFCGLMMAGCVTVDAKLEGEKTHASAKSNTIRSKAGSIHALVTQVAERKGVPASIAHAVVRKESNYNPALRGRAGEWGLTQIKCPTARGLGFKGDCSRLADPETNLVWGLEHLSRAIARGGPGCVGVALHQAGLYARLRCTSYGVSVMQLASNY comes from the coding sequence ATGAAGAAGCTCACGAGCTTCGTCGCGTTGCTTTTCTGCGGCCTGATGATGGCAGGCTGCGTCACCGTCGACGCCAAACTCGAAGGCGAGAAGACTCATGCTTCGGCCAAGAGCAACACCATCCGCTCGAAGGCAGGCTCGATCCACGCCCTCGTCACCCAGGTCGCCGAGCGCAAGGGGGTGCCGGCTTCGATCGCGCATGCCGTTGTGCGCAAGGAGAGCAACTACAATCCGGCACTGCGCGGCCGCGCCGGCGAGTGGGGCCTCACGCAGATCAAGTGCCCGACCGCGCGCGGTCTGGGGTTCAAGGGTGACTGCTCGCGACTGGCCGATCCCGAGACCAACCTGGTCTGGGGGCTGGAGCATCTGAGCCGGGCAATCGCCCGCGGCGGGCCCGGCTGCGTCGGTGTCGCGCTGCATCAGGCCGGTCTCTATGCCCGCCTGCGCTGCACCAGCTATGGCGTCAGCGTCATGCAGCTCGCCAGCAACTACTGA
- a CDS encoding GntR family transcriptional regulator, which produces MKITMSSSTDSRVPIYQQLRDQFAKNISEGRWKTTEPIPPETELARTLKVSLGTVRKGIQMLVDDGLLIRYRGRGTFITRPAFRDSMYRSFRRSPRSEQGSAEGYEPDEGQTTSGRVIDRKVTLPPEQIRDILRLRTDQEAIQLVRISVSEGMPALFETIWLPFDRFEGLLEYDLADIVGLLYPIYEQCCGQLIASASETLMIDVATSEDAELGLKVGDPVVELIRVAYDYASEPIEYRRSRGAAQGFSYKVEIR; this is translated from the coding sequence ATGAAGATCACGATGTCATCGTCCACTGACAGCAGAGTGCCAATTTACCAGCAGCTGAGAGATCAGTTCGCCAAAAACATCTCCGAAGGCCGATGGAAGACAACAGAGCCCATACCCCCTGAAACAGAGCTGGCTCGTACCCTCAAGGTATCACTCGGAACCGTCCGAAAAGGCATCCAGATGCTTGTCGATGACGGGCTGCTTATCCGCTATCGCGGCCGCGGCACGTTCATCACGAGGCCTGCATTCCGCGACTCGATGTATCGCTCCTTCCGGCGCTCTCCTCGAAGCGAGCAGGGATCTGCCGAGGGCTATGAGCCCGACGAGGGGCAGACGACGTCAGGCCGGGTGATCGACCGGAAGGTAACGCTCCCTCCAGAGCAGATCCGGGACATTCTCAGGCTCCGTACCGATCAGGAAGCCATCCAGCTCGTACGAATCAGTGTCAGCGAAGGCATGCCGGCGCTGTTCGAGACAATCTGGCTGCCCTTCGACCGTTTCGAGGGCCTTCTCGAATACGATCTCGCCGATATCGTCGGGCTGCTCTACCCCATCTATGAGCAGTGCTGCGGCCAGCTCATTGCATCGGCAAGCGAGACGCTCATGATCGACGTCGCGACCAGCGAGGACGCGGAACTGGGACTGAAGGTCGGTGATCCGGTCGTCGAGCTCATTCGCGTGGCTTATGACTATGCCAGTGAGCCCATCGAGTACCGGCGCTCACGCGGCGCGGCCCAGGGCTTCTCCTACAAGGTCGAGATCCGCTGA